The following proteins are encoded in a genomic region of Coregonus clupeaformis isolate EN_2021a chromosome 14, ASM2061545v1, whole genome shotgun sequence:
- the LOC121580719 gene encoding bcl-2-related ovarian killer protein homolog A isoform X2, whose product MEAFDHSPSDKELVSKSKALCRDYIHSRLNLYGLGSSKTQVDSTLCEVAAVLLCLGDELECMRPSVYRNVARQLNISVAMETMVSDAFVAVATEIFAAGITWGKVVSMYAVAGALAVDCVRQNQPATVQTIVDSLGQFVRKNLVPWLKKRGGWADIKKCVVKLDAVPQPHWLSPIAQSCKHFLSTLYIYIMKEP is encoded by the exons ATGGAGGCCTTTGACCATTCCCCGTCCGACAAAGAACTGGTGTCCAAGTCCAAGGCACTGTGTAGGGACTACATACACTCTAGGCTCAACCTCTATGGGCTAGGCTCGTCCAAAACTCAGGTGGACTCAACGCTTTGTGAGGTGGCTGCTGTGCTTCTCTGTCTCG GTGATGAGCTGGAGTGCATGCGGCCCAGTGTCTACCGGAACGTGGCGAGACAGCTCAACATCTCAGTAGCCATGGAGACCATGGTTTCCGATGCCTTTGTCGCCGTGGCAACAGAGATATTCGCAGCAG GTATCACATGGGGGAAGGTGGTATCTATGTATGCCGTGGCCGGGGCTCTGGCGGTGGACTGCGTGCGACAGAACCAGCCAGCTACGGTCCAAACCATAGTGGACAGCCTGGGTCAGTTTGTCCGCAAGAACCTGGTCCCTTGGCTGAAGAAACGCGGAGGATGG GCAGACATTAAGAAGTGTGTGGTGAAGTTAGATGCCGTTCCTCAGCCCCATTGGCTGTCTCCTATTGCCCAATCCTGCAAGCACTTTCTGTCAACACTGTACATCTACATTATGAAGGAGCCATGA
- the thap4 gene encoding THAP domain-containing protein 4, producing the protein MACPFHQSAELNPALLPLDWLLGVWESDEPGEGSFSSIPPFRYTETLHFSHVGQPIINFMFNAFHAENKKPMHRECGFIRMQPGGNRVAFIIAQNSGLVEIEEGDLTGQCLTLHTHALARTSFAKEPHVQQISRVFQLRPEGKLEQTVSMAMEGGPLMQHLHITYRRSS; encoded by the exons ATGGCGTGCCCTTTTCACCAGTCAG CTGAGCTGAACCCCGCGCTGCTGCCGTTGGACTGGCTTCTCGGGGTCTGGGAGTCCGACGAGCCAGGAGAGGGCTCCTTTTCCTCCATACCACCTTTCCGCTACACCGAGACTCTGCACTTCTCCCATGTGGGCCAACCAATCATCAACTTCAT GTTTAATGCCTTCCATGCTGAGAATAAGAAACCTATGCACAGGGAATGTGGCTTCATCAGAATGCAACCAGGCGGCAACAGAGTAGCCTTCATTATAGCACAGAACTCAG GCCTGGTGGAGATAGAGGAGGGTGATCTGACTGGACAGTGTTTAACTCTACACACCCATGCCCTGGCCAGAACCTCCTTCGCTAAAGAACCCCATGTACAGCAG ATTTCCAGAGTGTTCCAGCTGAGACCAGAGGGGAAGCTTGAGCAGACGGTCTCCATGGCGATGGAGGGTGGGCCACTGATGCAGCATTTGCACATCACCTACCGCCGCTCCTCTTGA
- the LOC121580719 gene encoding bcl-2-related ovarian killer protein homolog A isoform X3, with protein MEVIRRSSVFAAGVMEAFDHSPSDKELVSKSKALCRDYIHSRLNLYGLGSSKTQVDSTLCEVAAVLLCLGDELECMRPSVYRNVARQLNISVAMETMVSDAFVAVATEIFAAGITWGKVVSMYAVAGALAVDCVRQNQPATVQTIVDSLGQFVRKNLVPWLKKRGGWVSGWTVVADQGTVLFRNYHIVVV; from the exons ATGGAGGTGATTCGTCGCTCCTCTGTGTTTGCAGCCGGGGTGATGGAGGCCTTTGACCATTCCCCGTCCGACAAAGAACTGGTGTCCAAGTCCAAGGCACTGTGTAGGGACTACATACACTCTAGGCTCAACCTCTATGGGCTAGGCTCGTCCAAAACTCAGGTGGACTCAACGCTTTGTGAGGTGGCTGCTGTGCTTCTCTGTCTCG GTGATGAGCTGGAGTGCATGCGGCCCAGTGTCTACCGGAACGTGGCGAGACAGCTCAACATCTCAGTAGCCATGGAGACCATGGTTTCCGATGCCTTTGTCGCCGTGGCAACAGAGATATTCGCAGCAG GTATCACATGGGGGAAGGTGGTATCTATGTATGCCGTGGCCGGGGCTCTGGCGGTGGACTGCGTGCGACAGAACCAGCCAGCTACGGTCCAAACCATAGTGGACAGCCTGGGTCAGTTTGTCCGCAAGAACCTGGTCCCTTGGCTGAAGAAACGCGGAGGATGGGTGAGTGGCTGGACTGTTGTTGCTGACCAAGGGACAGTTTTGTTTCGTAACTACCACATCGTTGTGGTTTAA
- the LOC121580719 gene encoding bcl-2-related ovarian killer protein homolog A isoform X1, with protein sequence MEVIRRSSVFAAGVMEAFDHSPSDKELVSKSKALCRDYIHSRLNLYGLGSSKTQVDSTLCEVAAVLLCLGDELECMRPSVYRNVARQLNISVAMETMVSDAFVAVATEIFAAGITWGKVVSMYAVAGALAVDCVRQNQPATVQTIVDSLGQFVRKNLVPWLKKRGGWADIKKCVVKLDAVPQPHWLSPIAQSCKHFLSTLYIYIMKEP encoded by the exons ATGGAGGTGATTCGTCGCTCCTCTGTGTTTGCAGCCGGGGTGATGGAGGCCTTTGACCATTCCCCGTCCGACAAAGAACTGGTGTCCAAGTCCAAGGCACTGTGTAGGGACTACATACACTCTAGGCTCAACCTCTATGGGCTAGGCTCGTCCAAAACTCAGGTGGACTCAACGCTTTGTGAGGTGGCTGCTGTGCTTCTCTGTCTCG GTGATGAGCTGGAGTGCATGCGGCCCAGTGTCTACCGGAACGTGGCGAGACAGCTCAACATCTCAGTAGCCATGGAGACCATGGTTTCCGATGCCTTTGTCGCCGTGGCAACAGAGATATTCGCAGCAG GTATCACATGGGGGAAGGTGGTATCTATGTATGCCGTGGCCGGGGCTCTGGCGGTGGACTGCGTGCGACAGAACCAGCCAGCTACGGTCCAAACCATAGTGGACAGCCTGGGTCAGTTTGTCCGCAAGAACCTGGTCCCTTGGCTGAAGAAACGCGGAGGATGG GCAGACATTAAGAAGTGTGTGGTGAAGTTAGATGCCGTTCCTCAGCCCCATTGGCTGTCTCCTATTGCCCAATCCTGCAAGCACTTTCTGTCAACACTGTACATCTACATTATGAAGGAGCCATGA
- the LOC121580719 gene encoding bcl-2-related ovarian killer protein homolog A isoform X4: protein MEVIRRSSVFAAGVMEAFDHSPSDKELVSKSKALCRDYIHSRLNLYGLGSSKTQVDSTLCEVAAVLLCLGDELECMRPSVYRNVARQLNISVAMETMVSDAFVAVATEIFAAGITWGKVVSMYAVAGALAVDCVRQNQPATVQTIVDSLGQFVRKNLVPWLKKRGGWTLRSVW from the exons ATGGAGGTGATTCGTCGCTCCTCTGTGTTTGCAGCCGGGGTGATGGAGGCCTTTGACCATTCCCCGTCCGACAAAGAACTGGTGTCCAAGTCCAAGGCACTGTGTAGGGACTACATACACTCTAGGCTCAACCTCTATGGGCTAGGCTCGTCCAAAACTCAGGTGGACTCAACGCTTTGTGAGGTGGCTGCTGTGCTTCTCTGTCTCG GTGATGAGCTGGAGTGCATGCGGCCCAGTGTCTACCGGAACGTGGCGAGACAGCTCAACATCTCAGTAGCCATGGAGACCATGGTTTCCGATGCCTTTGTCGCCGTGGCAACAGAGATATTCGCAGCAG GTATCACATGGGGGAAGGTGGTATCTATGTATGCCGTGGCCGGGGCTCTGGCGGTGGACTGCGTGCGACAGAACCAGCCAGCTACGGTCCAAACCATAGTGGACAGCCTGGGTCAGTTTGTCCGCAAGAACCTGGTCCCTTGGCTGAAGAAACGCGGAGGATGG ACATTAAGAAGTGTGTGGTGA